The following proteins come from a genomic window of Natronosalvus vescus:
- a CDS encoding DUF7342 family protein — translation MSQSPDTSPLSVENPFPKGSVERQLYDAIAQADKPFTVATLAEHADCDPVTTREYLRSFTSLGVVLEQGGSPPVYERNDGYFEWDTITELARKQSFDDLEKQV, via the coding sequence ATGAGTCAGAGCCCGGACACCAGCCCGTTGTCGGTCGAAAACCCGTTTCCCAAGGGATCCGTCGAAAGGCAGCTGTACGACGCAATCGCTCAGGCAGACAAACCGTTCACGGTGGCCACCCTCGCCGAGCACGCTGACTGTGATCCGGTCACCACACGAGAGTACCTTCGATCGTTCACCAGTCTAGGGGTCGTCCTCGAACAGGGAGGCAGTCCGCCTGTCTATGAACGCAATGACGGCTACTTCGAATGGGATACGATCACCGAGTTAGCGCGTAAGCAGTCGTTCGACGACCTCGAAAAACAGGTGTGA
- a CDS encoding ROK family protein → MAFVALFGIGSTNFHSTIGTPNGDFVTDVSTEPTQAHRLETQLLERLEELQSHRPLDAVAISAPGLVDAEAGHIRKFDTPEGDLIEQIDLQTPIEDAFDLPVYLENDCTASALGEWYFGRREDHDSLIHLTFGTGIGGGVVDRGHPLRGESAQAGEFGLLSVAPDSDLSSTGVTGAWEAFCSGRGIPRYVAHRLETDEEWDGSESAFTRTVANEEGFTAPAVFEAAQAGDNFAQACLEQISRYNAAGVGALCNAFNPGLVTLGGGVALNNEEWILEGIECHLEEFCFVERPTFALSPLGEEIGLYGALGTYRDRTGSQSAVGVPNSASSTSD, encoded by the coding sequence ATGGCTTTCGTGGCTCTCTTCGGGATTGGCAGCACCAATTTCCACTCTACTATCGGCACACCGAATGGCGATTTTGTAACTGACGTCTCGACCGAACCAACCCAGGCCCACCGACTCGAGACCCAACTCCTTGAGCGCCTTGAGGAGTTGCAGTCGCACAGACCGCTCGATGCGGTTGCCATCTCTGCACCGGGGCTGGTGGACGCTGAAGCGGGCCACATTCGAAAATTCGATACGCCCGAGGGCGACCTGATCGAACAGATCGACCTGCAGACGCCGATCGAGGACGCCTTCGACCTGCCGGTCTACCTCGAGAACGACTGTACGGCCTCGGCCCTCGGCGAGTGGTATTTCGGACGACGGGAGGATCACGACTCGCTGATCCACCTCACCTTCGGAACGGGGATCGGTGGGGGCGTCGTCGATCGCGGCCATCCCCTTCGGGGCGAGTCGGCCCAGGCCGGGGAGTTCGGCCTGCTGTCGGTAGCCCCGGACAGCGACCTCTCGAGTACCGGGGTCACCGGAGCCTGGGAGGCGTTTTGTTCGGGCCGGGGGATTCCGCGGTACGTGGCTCACCGGCTCGAGACCGATGAAGAATGGGATGGGAGTGAGAGTGCGTTCACCCGAACGGTGGCCAACGAGGAGGGGTTCACCGCGCCAGCTGTCTTCGAGGCCGCCCAGGCAGGTGATAATTTTGCCCAAGCGTGTTTAGAGCAGATTAGTCGGTACAACGCTGCTGGCGTCGGCGCGCTCTGTAACGCGTTTAACCCGGGGCTGGTGACTTTAGGGGGTGGCGTCGCGCTTAATAATGAGGAATGGATACTCGAGGGGATCGAGTGCCACCTCGAGGAGTTCTGTTTCGTGGAACGTCCAACGTTTGCCCTCTCGCCCCTCGGTGAGGAAATCGGCCTGTATGGGGCACTGGGAACGTATCGTGATCGAACCGGGAGTCAGTCGGCAGTTGGGGTTCCTAACTCGGCCTCGAGCACGTCGGACTAA
- a CDS encoding IS5 family transposase has product MASELARFTDRCVDLSQDAVIGEPAPAVKKGDGGYADWVIVSVHCLREYLNQPYRRLLDILHEMPGITAKLGLTVDQLPDFTTVCTRKQDLEMRIWRVLLRLSVSLHDLGDVQAIDATGFKRHQASLHYVLRVGYNFDDIKTTALVDCDTSAILDIHCSMKQPHDTQVGRQVLTRNLAQLTTITADKSYDWDALRHELRDAGIRPVIKHREFYALDKAHNARHDENVYHRRSIVEAIFFALKHRFGETLRARTWFGQFRELVLKAAVRNVEQAVRR; this is encoded by the coding sequence ATGGCCTCTGAACTCGCCCGGTTTACCGACCGATGTGTCGATTTGTCCCAGGATGCAGTCATTGGCGAGCCAGCCCCGGCGGTCAAGAAGGGTGACGGCGGCTATGCTGACTGGGTGATCGTCTCGGTTCACTGCCTCCGCGAGTACCTGAACCAGCCCTACCGCCGGTTGCTCGATATCCTACACGAGATGCCCGGAATTACGGCCAAACTCGGCCTTACGGTGGATCAGCTTCCGGATTTTACTACCGTCTGCACCCGGAAACAAGACCTTGAAATGCGGATCTGGCGAGTGTTGCTCCGGCTGTCGGTCTCTCTGCACGACCTCGGCGACGTGCAAGCGATTGACGCTACGGGCTTCAAACGCCATCAGGCCAGCCTTCACTACGTTCTCCGGGTCGGCTACAACTTTGATGATATCAAGACGACGGCGCTCGTCGATTGTGACACCAGCGCCATCCTCGACATTCACTGCTCGATGAAACAGCCTCACGACACCCAGGTTGGGCGGCAGGTACTTACGAGAAATCTGGCACAGCTGACCACGATCACCGCCGACAAAAGCTACGACTGGGACGCGCTCCGGCACGAACTCAGGGATGCTGGCATCCGCCCGGTAATCAAACATCGTGAATTCTACGCACTAGACAAAGCGCACAACGCTCGCCACGATGAGAACGTCTATCACCGCCGGTCGATCGTCGAGGCGATCTTCTTCGCGTTGAAACATCGGTTCGGCGAGACGTTGCGGGCCAGAACGTGGTTTGGCCAGTTCAGAGAACTCGTCCTAAAAGCCGCCGTCAGAAACGTCGAACAAGCCGTGAGGCGCTAA